A region of the Haematobia irritans isolate KBUSLIRL chromosome 5, ASM5000362v1, whole genome shotgun sequence genome:
AGGGTTTATCTTCTTCCTCGTTAGTATCACGTTTACGTCTGTTATGAGATTCTGCTGGGGCTTGTTCAGGTTTCTTGGCAGCGACAATCACTGCATCTCCATGTTTCTCTTCAGATGATTCTTCCGAGGATTTATCAGCATTTCTACGACGTCTACTCTCTAAAGTGGCTTCCTCGGCTTTTTCTGGGGTTTTAGCCAAAACTACATGACCCTCTTCATGGGCTTTATGGCAAGAACATGAGGGTTTATCCTCTTCCTCACCTGCATCACGTCTACGCCTGCTAACAGATTCTGCTGGGGCTTCATCAGGTTTCTTGGCAGCGACAATCACTGTATCACCATGCTTCTCTTCGGTTGATTCTTCGGAGGATTTATCAGCATTTCTACGACGTCTACTCTCTAGGGTGGCTTCCTCGGCTTTCTCTGGAGTTTTAGCCAAAACTACATGACCCTcttcatggtctttatggcaagAACATGAGGGTTTATCTTCTTCCTCGTCAGTATCACGTTTACGCCTGTTAAGAGATTCTGCTGGGGCTTGATCAGGTTTCTTGGCTACCACAATCACTGTATCACCATGCTTCTCTTCGGTTGAATCTTCGGAGGATTTATCAGCATTTCTACGACGTCTACTCTCTAGAGTGGCTTCGTCAGCTTTCTCTGGAGTTTTGGTCAAAACTACATGACCCTCTTTATGACAGGAACATGAGGGTTTATCCTCCTCCTCATCTGCATCACGTCTACGCCTGCTAACAGATTCTGCTGGGGCTTCATCAGGTTTTTTGGCAGCGACAATCACCGTGTCTCCATGTTTCTCCTCGGATGATTCTTCCGAGGATTTATCAGCATTTCTACGACGTCTACTCTCTAGGGTGGCTTCCTCGGCTTTCTCTGGAGTTTTAGCCAAAACTACATGACCCTCTTCATGGTCTTTATGACAGGAACATGAGGGTTTATCTTCTTCCTCACTTGTATCACGTCTACGCCTGCTAAGGGATTCTGCTGGGGCTTCATCAGGTTTCTTGGCAGCGACAATCACCGTATCTCCATGTTTCTCCTCGGTTGACTCTTCGGATGATTTATCAGCATTTCTACGACGTCTACTCTCTAGGGTGGCTTCCTCGGCTTTCTCTGGAGTTTTAGCCAAAACTACATGACCCTCTTCATGGTCTTTATGACAGGAACATGAGGGTTTATCTTCTTCCTCACTTGTATCACGTCTACGCCTGCTAAGGGATTCTGCTGGGGCTTGATCAGGTTTTTTAGCCACCACAATTACCGTATCCCCATGCTTCTCCTCGGATGATTCTTCAGAGGATTTATCAGAATTTCTACGACGTCTACTCTCCAGAGTGGCTTCCTCGGCTTTTTCTGGGGTTCTAATCAATACTACATTAGCATCCCCTTGGGCTTTGTGGCAAGAGCATTTCTTTTCATCTTCATCTGCATCACGTCTGCGTCTGTTTAGAGATTCTGCCTCTGCTTGTTCAGGTTTTTTGGCTACGACAATAACTGTATCTTCATGCTTTTCCTCCGAAGACTCTTCTGAGGATTTTGGGGCTTGCCTACGGCGTCTGCTTTCCAATGTGGCTTCATCGGCTTTTTCAGGTTTCTTGGCAATGACCACGACACCATCACCCTGTTTTTCTTCCGATGACTCTTCTGAGGATTTTGTAGCTCCCCTACGGCGTCTACTCTCAAGAGTTGATTCTTCAGCCTTTTCTGGTGTCTTGGCAAGAACTATAACACCATCTCCCTTCTTCTCTTCCGAAGATTTCTCTTCCGATGTGTCATCTGTATTCCGTCTTTGTCTGACATCTTCCTTATTCTCTAGAACGGTCTCATAGGGTTGTTCATACTCGAAAGAATTATCTTCAGGTGATTCGTCAGCACTTCGTTCGAACcgtttcaattttaaatatttctcatATTCAATGGTTCCCAAGTCCTTGACTTGTATGTGATTATGTGTTGGTACATCGGAATGTATGGCCCTTGCGGGTCTATTCATTTCTTCAGCATTTAAATCACCATCGActatttcaatatttaattcagATTCATTCACTTTCGTATCAACAGTGTTTTTCTCTTCactcgatgatgatgatgatgacgatgtatTATCGTCGACCTTATTCTCTTGCTTCTTCAAGGATTGATCCTCTTCCGAAGAAGCGCTTGAGGAATccgttttcttattgaaattatttgattttatttcagcACTAGCACTTTCTTCACTTGAACTGTCGACAGAAGAATCGCTTACAGTGATCTTCACTGGTATGGCCAAGGACACTGCCAATAGCGCAAAGGCTATTGTACATAGTATTAAAGGTTTCATTATCCTTTAACAACTTTTcgttttaaattcaaataactCGTTTTAAAATGCGTTGTTTTTCGTTCTCAATTCGTTTCTATACTGTTCCAATGGCATAAAttcttcataatttttattgataccTCAAATCAGTTCTTATCAATTTTGTCTGTTTTTGTGCCTAGATTTTACTGTTATGACGTTgcggattttatttttaaatgcattggggttttttttttgctaggttGTTTGCGATTCTTAGTAATTTGTATAGTGTTATTGTACATTTCGTGGAAAATCTAGAAGGTTATAAGGATGTAATTTGTATACACTCCAtcatatgatgggggtatattaactttcgaattacatttgtaacatattgaaatattggtctcagttatagggtataaagtatatatactatgGATATtagggaaattctgagtcgatcttgcgTCGGTCGATCGGTTCGTCCGtccttttgttgaaatcacgctaatttccagaCGAAACTAACTATCGACGTGGcgcaagtacttgttattgatgtaggtcgtatgttGCATAtgaaccatatcggtccacttttaggtgtagcccccatataaatctattCCTAgatgaggttaggttaggtggcagcccgttgtatcaggctcacttagactattcagacatccgatccgattgaaattttagtatatgccctcaaaccatgccatatcggttcataattacataaagtccccatgtaaaccgacttGTGGAGCTTCatggaagaacaaatttcattcggttTGGATGCCCATCTcatccaccaccataaaatgacaATGGGGTGTAATAAgattgtcattacgtttgtaacacatcgaaatatccatTTTCGActgtattatttattatttaatttattataattacaaattattataaaattatttttacgggacctagcaactagaggctatcgACATAACGactgtataaagtatataaacgctacagccttcaataatggcactaTCGTTCTGATATTTAGCACAGCTTCGTTGATAGTCTGCACGCAGgacaagtttgaagatgggctatatcggtctatgttttcgtATAGCACCCATTTTGGAATAAATAGCACTCCCAACTTGACTGGGGATTTcacacaccgcaatttttatacccggcgccacactgtgaaacagggtattaaaagttagtgcatatgttggcaacacccagaaggagacgaaatagacatatggtgtctttggcaataatgctcagggttggtccctgagtcgatctagccatgtccgaccgtccgtctgtctgtgaacacatttttgttatcaatgtctaggtcgcaattttagcccaatcgacttcaaatttgccataagtatatattttgggtcacaatagaaccctattgattttggaagaaatcggctcagttttcgatatagctcccacatatatatttccctcggaacaaaaacctttatatatagcaaccaacacatttgacggatttgatatagtcagcgttgccagaattgtttcaccaaaaaccgctagatttgcccaaaaaaatagctaaaaaatgctaaaaaatagctagaaaaaagccaaaattttttgtatcaaaagtcgcatttttgattgaaatttaacaaacttaaaggctttatttcacttacaatgcctattattttcattttaattccatttctgtgtaACAATAtctgactgtaacaatatctaaggcatattagctctgtttgcgtattcgatacattttgattactatcacaaattttttactggaagtccttcgttttgtgggagctaccttcccaacacctctattttatttacttgttattttaaaatattaaatgatcaaagcctgctttggatttggtaaaaaaatgatttgtcatttttttaaataaaattttagtttggttttgaaattgtgaaaaattcgaaatacattacttttatttaaattgtagaaaatacctatagtttacatttcccagtaaaaacattttccttttcttcatgagctatcaaagtgctttaaaaacgtgctaacgcgaactaaaatttccaaattcagactcgacttcaagtagaaattattgtatatatacgtttttaaaataaagtgttgaaaaacatcttctattttttaacGCTGTTTtgatttgtggttaagatgcaaaacctcctcacatttaaagactatttcattaattcttccttctttcatgaaaacatacccatttttaagttgaatcacttaattataaggacaaaacgactttatcgtcttttggacaaggaaaacagtttatataaaagaaattcacaaatgctattataaccaaaattcgcgttcgtattttgaggagacgacaatattttttcagtgcacaaagctattcacatctactattttaatttagtaatatcgtaataactttagaatattataataacataaaaaggataaacgagtcaaatgataatattcccaataatttactgacagtttatctaacaaatttgtatggtaatagaagatttaaagtttacgataacttttatgtgtataatgaaaaaactttacaacaaggtgtatttgctacaaaaatgcccgcataatggctggactcattattaatgttccaactgagctttgaaatatgtggaaacccttatacttgcagcaaggcttagataaaaactccgatttatccatatttcaatagaaacatgtcgaaaataaaaaaagccaaaaatagctaaaagggtcatgaaaaaaagccagaaaaaaaaagctaaaagctaaatgcatttttttcccgctaaacgtcttcaaaaaaagccaaatctagcgggaaaaaagctaaattggcaacgctggataTAGCATCGAATATGTGGATCTAtatagtggtacagggtataatatagtcggccccgtccgactttagacttttcttacttgttcaaTGAGGTATTGAAAAATatctcctatttttttttttaactttttgcatTATAGTcatgatcacggttgccactcgagccaaaaataatctttgaagaacattttacctaACAAACTAGCAActaaaaaatcttgttttgcagagtttgatcaaattgttgttgatattatggaaaatatttatcttcaaaagaagtattttattattttattttaataatagcgACAATTTTATAGTATggcctaaaataaaaattaaaaattttaaagttattaagagaaaatttatacatttataaaacatgtaaggaaagtctaaagtcgagcggggccgactatattataccctgcaccactttgtagatctaaattttcgataccatatcacatccgtcaaatgtgttgggggctatatataacggtttgtcccaaatatatacatttaaatatcactcgatctggacagaatttgatagacttctacaaaatctgtagactcaaaatttaagttggctaatgcactagggtggaacaattttagtaaaaaaccagtaaggaaagtctaaagtcgggcggggccgactatattataccctgcaccactttgtagatctaaattttcgataccatatcacatccgtcaaatgtgttgggggctatatataaaggtttgtcccaaatacatacatttaagtatcactcgatctggaagaatttgatagacttctataaaatctatagactcaaaatttaagtcggctaatgcactagggtgaaacacaatgttagtaaaaaaatatgggaaacatttaaatctgaagcaattttaaggaaacttcgaaaaagtttatttatgatttatcgctcgatatatatgtattagaagtttaggaaaattagagtcatttttacaacttttcgactaagcagtggcgattttacaaggaaaatgttggtattttgaccatttttgtcgaaatcagaaaaacatatatatgggagctatatctaaatctgaaccgatttcaaccaaatttactacaatgctaattctactccctgtgcaaaatttcaactaaatcggagttaaaaattggcctctgtggtcatatgagtgtaaatcgggcgaaagctttatatgggagatatatccaaatctgaaccgatttcaagcaaatttggcacgcatagttataacgctaattatactccctatgcaaaatttcaactaaatcggagcaaaaaattggcctctgtgagcaaatgagtgtaaatcgggcgaaagctatatatgggagctatatctaaatctgaaccgattttgctgatattttgcaagtttttcgagactcataaaatattcggatgtacggaatttgaggaagatcggttgatatacacgccaattatgaccagatcggtgaaaaatatatatggcagctatatctaaatctgaaccgattttttccaaaatcaatagggatcgtctttgagccgaaacaggaccctgtaccaaattttaggacaatcggactcaaactgcgagctgtactttgcacacaaaaatacatcaacagacagacagacagacggacagacagacggacagacagacggacagacagacggacagacagacagacggacatcgctaaatcgactcagaatttaattctaagccgatccgtatactaaaaggttggtctatgattactccttcttggcgttacatacaaatccacaaacttattataccctgttccacagtgtggagcagggtataaatatggaaaacatttaaatctgaagcagttttaaagaaacttcgcaaaagtttatttatgatttatcgctcgatatatatgtattagaagttttagaaaattagagtcatttttacaacttttcgactaagcagtggcgattttacaaggaaaatgttggtattttgaccatttttgtcgaaatcagaaaaacatatatatgggagctatatctaaatctgaaccgatgtcaaccaaattttgcacgcatagctacaatgctaattctactccctgtgaaaatttcaaataaatcggagttaaaaattggcctctgtggtcatatgagtgtaaatcgggcgaaagctatatatgggagctatatctaaatctaaaccgatttcaaccaaatttggcaggcatagctacaatactaattctactccctgtacaaaatttcaactaaatcggagcaaaaaattggcctctgtggtcatatgagtgtaaatcgggcgaaagctatatatgggagatatatctaaatctgaaccgatttcaaccaaatttggcaggcatagctataatgctaattgtactctctgtgcaaaatttcaactaactcgcagttaaaaattggcctctgtggtcatatgagtgtaaatcgggcgaaagctatatatgggagatatatctaaatctgaaccgatttcaaccaaatttggtacgcatagctacaatgctaattctactctctgtgaaaaatttcaactaaatcggagcaaacaattggcctctgtggtcatttgagtgtaaatcggtcgaaagctatatatgggagctatatctaaatctgaaccgatttggctgatattttgtaagtttttcgagactcataaaatattctgatgtacggaatttgaggaagatcggttgatatacacgccaattatgaccagatcggtgaaaaatatatatggcagctatatctaaatctgaaccgattatttccaaaatcaatagggatcgtctttgagccgaaacaggaccctataccaaattttaggacaatcggactaaaactgcgagctgtactttgcacacaaaaatacatcaacagactgacagacggacagacagacagacagacagacaggcagacagacagacagacggacatcgctaaatcgactcagattttagttctaataccatcggtatactaaacgatgggtctcagacttttccttcttggcgttacatacaaatgcacaaacttattataccctgtaccacagtagtagtgaagggtataaaaattatttttgtagaaagatTTGCTAAAGATTtttgttctatacaaaaatttatgaaaattttatttctatagaaattttatcaaaattttatttttatagaatttttgtcaaaattttatttttatagatttttttttttaattctatagaaaattttgttaaaattgaatttctatggaaaattttgtcaaaattttatttcatagaaaattctgtcaaaattttatttcaatagcaaaatttcgtcaaaatttttatacagaaaattttgtcaaaattgttttactataggaaattttgacaaaattttatttctatagaaaattttgtcaaaattttatttctatagaaacttttgtcaaaattttatttctatagaaaattttgtcagaattgtatttccaaagaaaattctgtcaaaattttatttccatagaaaattttgtcaaaattttatttctacacaaaaatttgtcaaaatattatttctataaaaaaattttgtcaaaagtttatttctacactgaaaaaacagtgaacccatttccattgcaaaatgaactaaactgtagtaatattgaccatgatttagcccttaagatttttttcaacttgcctagtttataattctcttaaattttagttcatctataacattgtattttagttcatttgtacaacaccataagatttatatacccctaccaagttaaaaagtcaatattcttttggtttacttgcttattttgtgggaaacccgataataaaaattggtttacagcctctttaaaatgtcgacaactaaactatttttaaatcaatccttccacagtacagagaaattaaataattaaaggaacaacaaatcgttttactattatgaaaatgttcatacattaaaattaaactttctttaagcaaaagtactttattataaaaacttatgatgaaagttcttaatacaatgttttttgtgaataaaaattatgaccacgtggaacagagagtagttcatttgaacccgctgtgtggacattttgacttatcctttttttattcatcgtaggtaattttttcacatatcttgctggaaaaaatggaagcaataatgaaaattgttaaaaattaacaccatgtaatgaaatataagtttttaattctttatattagcttgtaacttaccatatttgggggcattttatcaaatggtgtaaggaattcaacttttctttggaaaacgtatctcataaaatttgtacctgaaacaattagagaaataatgaagtattttatataaactcataaaactgtgttgttatcgatgtgaaggatataataaaataaatattctagttgaaagaaagacaaagttttaatataaaacttaccaattctctattaaattgtacgctgaggggaaatataaaaagttgtccaaatttatttgggttactctgaaattaaatatatattttttacattaattaaaattattaaataggtttccaaaaaatctaatgacaaaaataataatatgcataaaaatattatg
Encoded here:
- the LOC142241020 gene encoding uncharacterized protein LOC142241020, with the translated sequence MKPLILCTIAFALLAVSLAIPVKITVSDSSVDSSSEESASAEIKSNNFNKKTDSSSASSEEDQSLKKQENKVDDNTSSSSSSSSEEKNTVDTKVNESELNIEIVDGDLNAEEMNRPARAIHSDVPTHNHIQVKDLGTIEYEKYLKLKRFERSADESPEDNSFEYEQPYETVLENKEDVRQRRNTDDTSEEKSSEEKKGDGVIVLAKTPEKAEESTLESRRRRGATKSSEESSEEKQGDGVVVIAKKPEKADEATLESRRRRQAPKSSEESSEEKHEDTVIVVAKKPEQAEAESLNRRRRDADEDEKKCSCHKAQGDANVVLIRTPEKAEEATLESRRRRNSDKSSEESSEEKHGDTVIVVAKKPDQAPAESLSRRRRDTSEEEDKPSCSCHKDHEEGHVVLAKTPEKAEEATLESRRRRNADKSSEESTEEKHGDTVIVAAKKPDEAPAESLSRRRRDTSEEEDKPSCSCHKDHEEGHVVLAKTPEKAEEATLESRRRRNADKSSEESSEEKHGDTVIVAAKKPDEAPAESVSRRRRDADEEEDKPSCSCHKEGHVVLTKTPEKADEATLESRRRRNADKSSEDSTEEKHGDTVIVVAKKPDQAPAESLNRRKRDTDEEEDKPSCSCHKDHEEGHVVLAKTPEKAEEATLESRRRRNADKSSEESTEEKHGDTVIVAAKKPDEAPAESVSRRRRDAGEEEDKPSCSCHKAHEEGHVVLAKTPEKAEEATLESRRRRNADKSSEESSEEKHGDAVIVAAKKPEQAPAESHNRRKRDTNEEEDKPSCSCHKVHEDGHVVLTKTPEKADEATLESRRRRNAEDEEKKQSPCPCHQIPYDDARMKRSVSMNDLYVSEEIPKIKNIVKDFDYNEVIVTLSEEEKQNPGDFLKNDLNGKYMLFNNRESNFLDDDDRSDNVEANEYVQKQLSKSSEEDYVTGCEGNDIDHDTHDLNETTYD